The Roseococcus microcysteis genome contains a region encoding:
- a CDS encoding CaiB/BaiF CoA transferase family protein: MLPLTGLKVVELGHYIAAPFCTRLLADLGAEVIKVEPPGGDPFRGWGAKHNGHSVWFSVHGRNKLSVTLDLKSEEGKRRVKALCARADAVVENFRPGYLERIGLGPEVLHAANPNLIIARISGYGQDGPYRDKPAFGAIGEAMGGLRHLTANPGQSEYPPPRCGVSISDDLAGMYAALAIASACWGRERGNNAGKVLDLDLVSSVFSLMEGMLPEHGLFGWVRQPAGAAIPTAAPTNTYPCADGKWLCVAGNSDLIFARLMALIGRPDLAADPRMATNGGRCEHAAELDAAIADWTRTLPAKEAEALLEGAEVPCSRLYDIADCATDPHFLARGMVQKVADPLLGEVLHPAPPFRFDGVSPAEMIRWPGRAAGADNDHVFHELLGEAR, from the coding sequence ATGCTGCCGCTCACGGGCCTCAAGGTGGTGGAACTCGGGCACTACATCGCCGCCCCCTTCTGCACGCGGCTGCTGGCCGATCTGGGCGCCGAGGTCATCAAGGTGGAGCCGCCCGGCGGCGACCCCTTCCGCGGCTGGGGCGCCAAGCACAACGGGCATTCCGTCTGGTTCAGCGTGCATGGGCGCAACAAGCTCTCGGTCACGCTCGACCTCAAGAGCGAGGAAGGGAAGCGCCGGGTGAAGGCGCTCTGCGCCCGCGCGGATGCCGTGGTGGAGAATTTCCGCCCGGGCTACCTGGAGCGCATCGGCCTCGGCCCCGAGGTGCTGCACGCGGCGAACCCGAACCTCATCATCGCGCGCATTTCGGGCTATGGGCAGGACGGGCCCTATCGCGACAAGCCGGCCTTCGGCGCCATCGGCGAGGCCATGGGGGGCTTGCGCCACCTGACGGCCAATCCGGGCCAGAGCGAGTATCCGCCGCCGCGCTGCGGCGTCTCCATCAGCGATGATCTGGCGGGGATGTATGCGGCGCTCGCCATCGCCTCGGCCTGCTGGGGGCGGGAGCGGGGGAACAATGCGGGCAAGGTGCTGGACCTTGACCTGGTGAGTTCGGTGTTCTCGCTGATGGAGGGCATGCTGCCCGAGCACGGCCTCTTCGGCTGGGTGCGCCAGCCGGCGGGGGCGGCCATCCCGACCGCGGCCCCCACCAACACCTATCCCTGCGCCGATGGGAAGTGGCTGTGCGTCGCCGGCAATTCGGATTTGATCTTCGCGCGGCTGATGGCGCTGATCGGCCGGCCGGACCTCGCGGCCGATCCGCGCATGGCCACCAATGGCGGCCGCTGCGAGCACGCGGCGGAGCTGGACGCCGCCATCGCCGACTGGACGCGCACCCTGCCCGCCAAGGAGGCCGAGGCGCTGCTGGAAGGGGCGGAGGTGCCGTGCTCGCGCCTCTACGACATCGCGGATTGCGCGACGGACCCGCATTTCCTCGCGCGCGGCATGGTGCAGAAGGTGGCGGACCCCCTGCTGGGCGAGGTGCTGCACCCGGCACCCCCCTTCCGCTTCGACGGCGTCAGCCCCGCCGAGATGATCCGCTGGCCCGGCCGCGCGGCGGGGGCGGACAATGACCATGTGTTCCATGAATTGCTGGGAGAAGCCCGATGA